A section of the Mangifera indica cultivar Alphonso chromosome 12, CATAS_Mindica_2.1, whole genome shotgun sequence genome encodes:
- the LOC123193751 gene encoding ras-related protein RABB1c-like codes for MFFTYLFKYIVIGDTGVGKSCLLLQFTDKRFQPVHDLTISVEFVARMITIDNKSIKLQIWDTAGQESFRSITRSYYRGAAGALLVYDVTRETFNHLTSWLEDARQHANANMTVMLIGNKCDLAHRRAVSTVEGEQFAKDHGLIFMEASATTAQNIEEAFIKTAATMCKKIVDGVFDVSNESYGIKVGYG; via the exons ATGTTTTTCACCTATCTCTTCAAGTATATCGTCATTGGCGATACTG GAGTTGGCAAATCATGTCTTCTCTTACAGTTCACTGACAAGCGCTTTCAGCCCGTTCATGACCTCACTATTAGTGTTGAATTTGTGGCCAGAATGATCACCATTGATAACAAATCTATCAAGCTCCAAATTTGGGACACG GCCGGTCAAGAATCCTTCAGATCTATTACCAGGTCTTATTATAGAGGCGCAGCTGGTGCTTTACTTGTCTATGATGTTACCAG GGAAACTTTTAATCACTTGACGAGTTGGCTAGAGGATGCTAGACAGCACGCAAATGCCAACATGACTGTTATGCTTATTGGCAACAAGTGTGATCTTGCTCATAGAAGGGCTGTCAGCACAGTGGAAGGTGAGCAGTTTGCCAAGGATCATGGATTGATCTTCATGGAAGCCTCTGCAACAACTGCTCAAAATATTGAAGAG GCATTTATAAAAACTGCTGCAACAATGTGCAAGAAGATTGTGGATGGAGTTTTTGATGTATCAAATG AGTCATATGGAATAAAGGTTGGATATGGATGA
- the LOC123192157 gene encoding subtilisin-like protease SBT5.4, protein MKVIMYLNLLIDVCFTGPNKTLLSSLTKTLDISLFIVFILFSWPAFAIKKSYIVYLGSHDHGPQITTADLQRATDSHHQLLSSFLGSTEKAREAIFYSYNKHINGFAAILEEKEAAEIAKHPHVVSVFPNKGKKLHTTYSWDFMLLEKNGVVPRSSIWKKANYGEDIIIANLDTGVWPESESFIDEGYGPIPSRWKGKCAHEEGFNCNRKLIGARYFNKGYDAFVGKSVPYNVSARDYEGHGTHTLSTAGGHFVPGASVLGSANGTAKGGSPRARVAAYKICWPPVNESGCFDADIMKGFDQAIDDGVDVISLSVGGSPFDYFGDGIAIGSFHAIKKGITVVSSGGNSGPLPGTVSNLSPWMFTVGASTLDREFQNFVELRNEYRYQGSSLSTALPGDGFYSLITGAQAKAKHASVADALLCKNETLDPKKVEGKIVACLRGEIGRVEKGQYVLMAGGAGMILCNDKLNGNDIVADPHVLPASHLTYRDGVEVLLYINSSKDPMGYISAPGVRIGAKTAPFMASFSSVGPNVINPEILKPDITAPGVNIIAAYTEAVSPTEQPFDKRRVKFNVLSGTSMSCPHVSGVVGLLKSLYPDWSPAAIKSAIMTTARRRDNTKHPMLDGSFNKATPYNYGSGHIRPNRAMNPGLVYDLTVNDYANFLCGIAYNQTKIHRFLGSYYKCPKSFKLYDLNYPSISVSGLSRPITVTRTLKNVGSPGTYAAHIREPLGVSVSVEPSVLKFWKVGEEKQFKLTLKGKWSGGVQSDTSFGGLTWTDGKHYVRSPIVVAPAII, encoded by the exons TTTCATCCTCTTCTCATGGCCTGCTTTTGCCATCAAGAAG TCTTATATAGTATACTTGGGATCGCATGATCATGGCCCTCAAATTACAACAGCTGATCTTCAACGTGCAACTGATTCTCATCATCAGTTACTTTCATCGTTTTTGGGAAG TACTGAGAAAGCCAGAGAAGCAATCTTTTATTCATACAATAAGCATATTAATGGTTTTGCTGCCATCCTTGAAGAGAAGGAGGCAGCCGAGATTGCAA AGCACCCACATGTGGTGTCTGTCTTCCcgaacaaaggaaaaaaattacacaCAACTTATTCATGGGATTTTATGTTACTCGAAAAGAATGGCGTCGTACCCCGGAGTTCTATCTGGAAGAAAGCTAATTATGGTGAAGATATCATCATAGCAAACCTTGATACTG GTGTATGGCCTGAATCCGAAAGCTTTATTGACGAAGGTTATGGACCCATTCCTTCCAGATGGAAAGGTAAATGTGCCCACGAAGAAGGCTTTAATTGCAACAG GAAGCTGATAGGAGCAAGGTACTTCAACAAAGGTTATGATGCATTTGTAGGAAAATCCGTGCCCTATAATGTGTCTGCACGTGATTATGAGGGGCATGGGACCCACACTCTATCAACAGCAGGTGGCCACTTTGTTCCAGGAGCAAGTGTGTTAGGGTCTGCCAATGGAACTGCCAAAGGTGGTTCTCCTAGGGCTAGAGTTGCCGCTTACAAGATCTGTTGGCCTCCAGTTAATGAGAGTGGATGTTTCGACGCTGATATCATGAAAGGTTTTGATCAAGCCATAGATGATGGAGTTGATGTTATTTCTTTGTCCGTTGGAGGCTCTCCTTTCGATTACTTTGGTGATGGAATTGCTATCGGTTCATTTCATGCTATTAAGAAGGGCATTACTGTTGTTTCTTCTGGTGGAAATTCTGGACCATTGCCAGGAACTGTCTCAAATCTTTCACCTTGGATGTTCACAGTGGGTGCTAGTACCTTGGATCGAGAATTCCAGAATTTTGTTGAACTCCGTAATGAATATCGCTACCAGGGATCAAGCCTTTCTACTGCTCTTCCTGGTGATGGATTCTATTCACTTATTACTGGAGCTCAGGCTAAAGCTAAACATGCATCTGTTGCTGATGC CCTACTCTGCAAGAATGAAACTCTGGATCCTAAAAAGGTTGAGGGTAAAATTGTGGCATGTCTTAGGGGTGAAATTGGAAGAGTGGAAAAGGGTCAATATGTATTGATGGCTGGTGGAGCTGGGATGATCCTTTGCAATGATAAGCTCAACGGTAATGATATTGTTGCTGACCCTCATGTCCTCCCGGCCTCCCATCTCACCTACAGAGACGGTGTGGAAGTCTTACTCTATATCAATTCTTCCAA AGACCCAATGGGATACATTTCCGCACCAGGGGTTCGGATTGGTGCAAAGACTGCTCCCTTCATGGCTTCATTTTCCTCTGTAGGACCAAATGTTATAAATCCAGAGATCCTTAAG CCCGACATTACTGCACCTGGAGTGAATATTATAGCTGCGTACACTGAAGCAGTAAGCCCTACGGAACAACCTTTTGACAAACGCAGGGTTAAATTCAACGTACTGTCAGGCACATCTATGTCTTGTCCACATGTTTCTGGAGTTGTTGGGCTTCTTAAGTCGCTTTATCCAGATTGGAGTCCAGCTGCAATTAAATCTGCAATCATGACAACTG CAAGAAGAAGGGACAATACCAAGCATCCAATGCTTGATGGATCTTTCAACAAGGCAACACCATACAATTATGGTTCTGGCCACATTCGGCCTAATCGTGCCATGAATCCTGGATTGGTCTATGATTTAACAGTGAATGATTATGCTAATTTTCTCTGTGGCATTGCCTACAACCAGACCAAGATTCACCGTTTCCTGGGGAGTTACTATAAATGTCCCAAATCATTCAAACTTTACGATTTAAACTATCCTTCAATTTCAGTCTCTGGTCTCTCTCGCCCAATCACTGTCACTCGAACACTGAAGAATGTTGGATCACCTGGAACGTATGCGGCTCATATCCGTGAGCCACTAGGAGTTTCAGTTTCTGTTGAGCCCAGTGTTCTGAAATTTTGGAAAGTTGGTGAGGAGAAGCAGTTTAAGTTGACTCTGAAAGGAAAGTGGTCTGGTGGTGTGCAAAGCGATACATCATTTGGAGGTCTAACATGGACAGACGGAAAACACTATGTCAGAAGCCCGATTGTTGTTGCCCCAGCTATTATCTAA